The following proteins are encoded in a genomic region of bacterium:
- a CDS encoding 2-dehydro-3-deoxy-6-phosphogalactonate aldolase — MDTYDVFKKKIDECPAIAILRGVKPAEIEGLHDALENGGFTLAEVPLNSPEALESIRLLSAKYDQGGRILIGAGTVLSEADVVNAAAAGARYMISPDSNPLVIRKTKALGLVSIPGFMTPTEGFSAIQAGADYLKCFPCGRLGSGYIKDLKAVINAPILAVGGVNASNLSEYLRVADGVGIGSDLYKPGKSLSEINLAVQELVKALAAHKRLRPCGI; from the coding sequence ATGGATACGTATGACGTTTTTAAGAAGAAAATTGATGAATGCCCCGCCATTGCCATTTTGCGAGGGGTAAAACCTGCAGAAATTGAAGGGCTTCATGATGCCCTTGAAAACGGCGGGTTCACTCTGGCCGAAGTACCTCTGAATTCTCCAGAGGCGCTAGAGAGCATCCGCCTGCTGTCTGCAAAATATGACCAAGGGGGCCGTATTTTGATTGGAGCGGGCACCGTCTTATCGGAAGCCGATGTGGTCAATGCCGCCGCCGCTGGGGCTCGGTATATGATCTCTCCGGACTCGAATCCCCTAGTTATCCGGAAAACGAAAGCCCTTGGATTGGTCTCGATCCCTGGATTTATGACTCCTACGGAGGGCTTTTCAGCCATTCAGGCTGGTGCGGATTATCTTAAGTGCTTTCCCTGCGGGAGATTAGGCTCGGGATATATTAAAGACCTGAAAGCGGTCATCAATGCCCCGATTTTGGCCGTCGGAGGCGTCAATGCCTCGAATTTATCAGAGTATTTACGTGTTGCTGACGGGGTAGGGATTGGCTCTGATCTTTATAAACCTGGCAAGTCACTTTCCGAAATCAATCTTGCGGTTCAGGAACTTGTCAAGGCTTTGGCCGCACATAAGCGGTTGAGGCCATGCGGAATCTAA
- a CDS encoding DUF4838 domain-containing protein: protein MNKGPVMRPSQGWKSGCAAFIILGIFGSMLSTAVCAESFIVKDGKTQAEIVVSEHPPRAVKLAATELQTYIEKISGARLAITNAPGTGIPVKIYVGRSAYTDALKLSDEGLKYGAFKMVSGDNWLALLGYDKDFKAPPTYIRNKNSRPFYYEEWDALTGGKWTNPIGWPGSAYNQALDIWDFDERGSLNAVYEFLRMQGVRWYMAGDLGEIVPASKSIAFDQMNKVVRPDFAYRNCGFYSPTFASGSKEAVLWRLRIGLGQAPDLVGIGDIVHGLVHVHIRDKSHPEEFALINGKREMLEPFGWGTPCFSSEKFIDDTVRFCRAYFKIYPDEPGISIMPGDSLSNICQCDLCKGKGSPERGFQGILSDYVWEFVNRVATELYKTNPDKTVRCEAYGLYWLPPTKIDKFSPNVVAGFFNGRQGFTDPDFRAHVLNNRKAWLDKVAPGNFCTSEFLLSSRPTIPTAGMPVYLPHIIAEDLHSLKGQSYGEYTEGTYGFDSGGKDMHAPGFNHLNIYVTARYYWDAGQDIDALLNEYCEKFYGPAAKEMKTFIEFSETNWPLMQSQAAPIDTAFELLAAARKAAGDTVYGKRIDLMVAFVEPMKKLRDKLAAGRKGPRAEAVERQNLDFKLDGKLDKPFWKDVPEYELKEIVSSQPAASRTTFKMVWSDMALIVGIRCDEADMKGLNIAATQSKDDLNLMTGDDVELLLETQSHSYYQLAINPAGALVDIDRIKRLDTLWSSEAEVATYVGDTFWSVEVRIPVSDNDAGGADPLKKVEGKKPTAKAPWHFNLCRMRIRGGKEVEDAAFSPTGTKGFCEPWKFGELIVK, encoded by the coding sequence ATGAATAAGGGACCTGTCATGCGCCCCTCCCAGGGATGGAAATCGGGCTGCGCCGCGTTTATTATCCTCGGTATTTTCGGCAGTATGCTCTCAACGGCCGTCTGTGCCGAGTCGTTCATCGTCAAGGACGGGAAGACTCAGGCGGAGATCGTCGTCTCCGAACATCCGCCGCGCGCGGTGAAACTGGCCGCGACGGAGCTGCAGACGTATATCGAGAAAATCAGCGGGGCCAGACTGGCGATCACCAATGCGCCGGGCACCGGAATCCCCGTCAAGATCTATGTTGGAAGAAGCGCTTATACCGACGCATTGAAATTAAGCGATGAAGGGCTCAAATACGGTGCCTTCAAGATGGTGTCCGGGGACAACTGGCTGGCACTTCTGGGGTATGACAAAGATTTCAAGGCGCCTCCGACCTATATCCGCAATAAGAATTCACGCCCATTCTATTACGAGGAATGGGACGCGCTGACTGGGGGGAAGTGGACTAACCCGATCGGCTGGCCCGGCAGCGCCTACAATCAAGCCCTCGATATATGGGATTTTGATGAGCGGGGGTCGTTGAATGCCGTCTATGAGTTTTTACGTATGCAGGGGGTGCGCTGGTACATGGCCGGCGACCTCGGTGAAATCGTTCCTGCCAGCAAGTCCATTGCGTTCGACCAAATGAACAAGGTCGTTCGTCCGGATTTTGCGTACCGTAACTGCGGCTTCTACTCCCCTACCTTCGCGTCCGGCTCGAAAGAGGCCGTGCTCTGGCGGCTGCGGATCGGGCTCGGACAGGCGCCCGATCTCGTGGGGATTGGCGATATTGTTCATGGACTTGTGCACGTTCATATCCGAGACAAGTCCCACCCCGAGGAGTTTGCCCTGATTAACGGCAAGCGGGAGATGCTGGAGCCGTTTGGCTGGGGGACTCCCTGCTTTTCCTCGGAAAAATTCATCGACGACACCGTGCGATTCTGCCGCGCCTATTTCAAGATATACCCCGATGAGCCGGGAATCTCGATCATGCCGGGCGACTCCCTGAGCAACATCTGCCAATGCGACTTGTGCAAGGGCAAGGGCTCGCCAGAACGTGGATTCCAAGGAATATTGTCCGACTACGTATGGGAGTTCGTCAATCGGGTGGCCACGGAATTGTACAAGACCAATCCGGACAAGACCGTGCGCTGCGAGGCTTATGGCCTCTATTGGCTGCCTCCAACGAAGATCGACAAGTTCAGTCCCAACGTGGTGGCAGGATTCTTCAATGGACGACAGGGATTCACCGATCCGGACTTCCGCGCCCATGTGTTAAATAACCGCAAGGCCTGGTTGGACAAGGTGGCGCCGGGCAATTTCTGCACCTCCGAGTTCCTGCTGTCCAGCCGCCCGACCATCCCTACCGCCGGCATGCCGGTATATCTGCCGCATATCATTGCGGAGGACTTGCACTCGCTGAAGGGGCAATCGTACGGCGAATACACGGAAGGGACCTATGGCTTCGACTCCGGCGGCAAGGACATGCATGCGCCCGGATTCAACCACCTGAATATCTACGTAACGGCGCGGTATTACTGGGATGCCGGTCAGGATATTGACGCACTCCTGAACGAGTATTGCGAGAAGTTCTACGGCCCTGCCGCCAAGGAGATGAAGACGTTCATCGAGTTCTCCGAAACGAACTGGCCGCTCATGCAGTCGCAAGCAGCCCCCATTGACACGGCGTTTGAACTGCTCGCTGCCGCCCGCAAGGCGGCCGGAGACACGGTGTACGGCAAGCGGATCGACCTGATGGTCGCGTTCGTTGAACCGATGAAGAAGCTACGCGATAAACTGGCCGCGGGCCGGAAGGGCCCCCGGGCGGAAGCCGTTGAGCGCCAGAATTTGGATTTCAAGTTGGACGGAAAACTCGACAAGCCGTTCTGGAAGGATGTGCCGGAATATGAACTCAAGGAAATCGTCTCAAGCCAGCCGGCCGCGTCCAGAACCACGTTCAAAATGGTATGGAGCGACATGGCGTTGATTGTCGGCATCCGCTGTGACGAAGCGGATATGAAAGGGCTGAACATTGCCGCCACACAATCCAAGGATGATTTGAACCTGATGACCGGGGATGACGTCGAATTGCTGCTGGAAACGCAGTCGCACTCCTATTATCAGCTCGCCATCAATCCTGCCGGTGCGCTGGTGGACATTGACCGGATCAAGAGACTCGACACGCTCTGGTCTTCCGAGGCCGAGGTCGCCACGTATGTCGGCGATACGTTCTGGAGCGTGGAAGTGCGTATTCCTGTCAGTGATAACGACGCGGGCGGCGCCGATCCCCTGAAAAAGGTGGAAGGAAAGAAACCGACAGCAAAGGCCCCCTGGCATTTCAACCTCTGCCGCATGCGGATAAGGGGTGGCAAGGAAGTGGAGGACGCTGCTTTTTCACCGACAGGAACAAAGGGTTTCTGCGAACCTTGGAAATTCGGAGAGCTGATTGTCAAGTAA
- the glmS gene encoding glutamine--fructose-6-phosphate transaminase (isomerizing), whose product MCGIVGYVGNKGAIDVLINGLKRLEYRGYDSAGVALIAENAIHLRKDKGKVQNLENAVHTQWTDAFLKTAHTGISHTRWATHGSPTAENAHPHTDQTGRLALVHNGIIENYLALRNQLTAKGHTFKSETDSEVLSHLIGELYRGNLFDAVCAALKHVEGTYGIAVISADTPGEIVVARKGSPLVIGVGEGETIVASDVAAIIAYTRQVIYLDDNDVAIVRASGVEIRNIHNVPVSREIAKIDWDAGTAEKGGFEHFMLKEIHEQPDSINNSIRGRLDDTMATAILSGLALTPRELSSIERVVIVACGTSLNAGMVGKYYFEELADLPTDVEQAAEYRYRNPIIRPHDLVIAISQSGETADTLAAVREAKQKGALVVGLCNVVGSTIARETGRGVYLHAGPEISVASTKAFTCQLSVLLMLALKIGRCRRLSRQQGLEICADIHQIPELIKSVLARNNEVIAVAERYAQARDFFFLGRGCLYPVAMEGALKLKEISYIHAEGYHAAELKHGPIALLDKSVPVMALLNDIAGREKMISNVQECRARHAPVIGIVTEGSSDSAPVDAMIHIPKCSHLTAPIVTVVALQLFAYHMARIRNCPIDQPRNLAKSVTVE is encoded by the coding sequence ATGTGCGGTATTGTCGGTTATGTGGGAAATAAAGGTGCGATTGATGTCCTGATCAATGGCTTGAAGCGGCTTGAATATCGTGGCTATGATTCTGCCGGCGTGGCGCTGATCGCGGAAAATGCCATTCACCTCCGGAAAGATAAAGGCAAAGTCCAGAATCTGGAGAACGCCGTACATACACAGTGGACCGATGCCTTTCTCAAGACCGCCCACACGGGCATTTCACACACCCGTTGGGCCACCCACGGCAGCCCGACAGCGGAGAACGCGCATCCCCATACCGATCAAACCGGCCGGCTGGCACTGGTCCATAACGGGATCATCGAAAATTATCTGGCCCTGCGCAATCAGTTGACCGCCAAGGGGCATACCTTCAAGTCGGAAACCGACAGCGAAGTGCTGAGCCATCTGATTGGCGAGTTATACCGGGGCAATTTATTTGACGCCGTGTGCGCCGCCCTGAAACATGTCGAGGGGACCTACGGCATTGCCGTGATTTCAGCCGATACCCCCGGTGAGATCGTGGTGGCCCGCAAGGGCAGTCCCCTGGTCATCGGTGTCGGCGAGGGAGAAACCATTGTGGCCAGCGATGTAGCCGCCATCATCGCCTATACGCGGCAAGTCATCTATCTGGATGACAACGATGTGGCCATTGTCCGGGCGTCGGGGGTTGAAATCCGGAACATCCACAATGTCCCGGTCTCCCGCGAAATCGCCAAAATCGACTGGGATGCCGGCACCGCTGAAAAAGGCGGGTTTGAGCATTTCATGCTCAAGGAAATCCATGAACAACCCGACTCCATCAACAACAGCATCCGGGGCCGGCTGGATGACACAATGGCGACCGCCATCTTGTCCGGACTGGCGCTGACGCCGCGCGAACTCTCCAGCATTGAGCGGGTGGTGATTGTGGCGTGCGGGACCTCCCTGAACGCCGGCATGGTGGGCAAATATTACTTTGAGGAATTGGCGGACCTGCCCACGGATGTGGAACAGGCGGCCGAATACCGCTACCGCAATCCCATCATCCGTCCGCATGACCTGGTGATCGCCATCAGCCAATCCGGCGAGACGGCCGATACGTTGGCCGCGGTGCGCGAAGCGAAACAAAAGGGAGCCCTGGTCGTGGGGCTCTGCAATGTGGTAGGGTCCACCATCGCCCGCGAAACCGGACGGGGTGTCTACCTGCATGCGGGGCCCGAAATCAGCGTGGCCTCCACCAAGGCGTTCACCTGCCAGTTGAGCGTGTTATTGATGCTGGCCCTTAAGATCGGGCGCTGCCGCCGGTTGTCACGCCAGCAGGGGCTCGAAATCTGTGCCGATATCCATCAGATTCCCGAATTGATCAAGTCTGTTCTGGCGCGGAACAATGAAGTAATTGCCGTCGCCGAGCGCTATGCGCAAGCCAGAGACTTCTTTTTCCTGGGCCGCGGTTGCCTCTATCCTGTCGCCATGGAAGGCGCCCTGAAGCTCAAGGAGATCAGCTATATCCATGCCGAGGGCTATCATGCGGCGGAACTCAAGCATGGCCCCATCGCCCTGCTGGACAAGTCGGTGCCCGTTATGGCATTGCTGAATGATATTGCCGGCCGGGAAAAGATGATCAGCAATGTTCAGGAGTGCCGGGCGCGACATGCCCCCGTGATCGGGATTGTCACGGAGGGTAGTTCCGACTCCGCTCCAGTCGATGCCATGATTCACATTCCGAAATGCTCGCATCTGACCGCGCCGATTGTCACGGTGGTTGCACTCCAGTTATTTGCCTACCACATGGCCCGAATCCGCAACTGTCCCATTGATCAGCCCCGGAATCTGGCCAAAAGCGTCACCGTTGAATAA
- a CDS encoding DUF4838 domain-containing protein: MNIRLLAVAGMMGVTGVSAGSAADLVLAEGGKTEYQIVVPDSLLSPVISNCLEKTARLVQTAFKANGADLPVVPESGRDPGRPGIYLGNTAFARTNGIEAARFKDWAYACKAVGRDVIVAGRDKAPTINDAGAPGQRLMPILGTAKAAADFLRQYAGTRFLYPATRPWSAPLSDVNLLDSPCFEFLKTWRIAIPADLDVRKEPFLAFNTGEPKEGFYEVANNLFPVCDRMPLAHTYELAIPLSKYCTTHPEYFALINGKRIGNTNDWSTAQYCISNPEVQELIYQWAAQSFSKGYQSLFIMQTDGFRPCQCEKCRDLYGTGNDWGEKLWIFHRDLAERLHHSYPDRQVMLEPYSVTGTLPKTFKSFPSNVVISTCMSTPESFARLNEYKGIGGFLVDLQYWGGYHLANGYVTPTRTPRFVETQARMFSQQHVIGACRDGVSEVYGLEGPVYYVFGRLYDDPATNNAKELMSEFCGAAFGGAAEPMEQFYTDLYHGIESYASVLGIGCPSWVYKDIKGQSRKYLMDSFQIISFLYTPDLLATLEAELVQAERLADTRKVKCRLALVRLEFDYLKSLATVVHLSDAYRMQPTRALRDVLLDAIDSRNALIASYYSTNNPAETKPITGWPEMRPFGGLSLDHVTLKRDMYLSKYKDTPLNWDTREMRNAALPGTKSMVVKSAVGPILLNSAVWAKSTAQDLRRMPGTKEPLTRKTVLRALFDSDSLYLRFECELPDRKVDKQELLDLVIAPLGTREKFYHFTVGPLPESKYDAANGFIVDGIDPRYGKDDPDWSGDWTSTNALDSATNRWLALLRIPFRTLGVEPPERGKVWLGNFGRVHHDGSTSVERSIWSAQVDTKEVTARDGLGEIIFQGRDRQVGLQLMNFPQDFALAMRLYETGEIDDAQDAFLKLTNTAPTPQKTAECLRYAAYSLNWQKQYDEAILLAKTIELKPVSLHCRMQMMLARQNPKELVGMLKDEDISQWPDPLAGEGFYQRGCAYRDLGNLQAAVDDLSRAVGRPNPLSMVAAQCLGEVYEKLKDDAKALEFYEKVLAKDNLKGGPYHTSSGMAMCRILLRQGHYAEALAALAKVNDTGMGKMRILEAYGDVYRAQGKDVDALAKYNEAAAVSGLPQKCRDALNQKISLITTK, translated from the coding sequence ATGAACATCAGATTGTTAGCGGTGGCAGGAATGATGGGGGTGACGGGCGTTTCAGCAGGTTCCGCCGCAGATCTCGTGCTGGCCGAGGGCGGGAAGACCGAGTACCAGATTGTGGTTCCGGATAGTTTGCTGAGCCCGGTAATCAGTAATTGCCTCGAGAAAACGGCGCGGTTGGTCCAGACGGCCTTTAAAGCGAATGGCGCCGATTTGCCCGTGGTTCCCGAGTCAGGACGCGATCCGGGCAGGCCGGGAATTTATCTCGGCAATACTGCGTTCGCCCGGACCAACGGCATCGAGGCCGCTCGATTCAAAGACTGGGCTTACGCCTGCAAAGCAGTCGGGAGAGACGTCATCGTGGCGGGGCGTGATAAGGCGCCCACCATCAACGACGCCGGCGCCCCCGGCCAGAGGCTGATGCCCATACTGGGCACCGCCAAGGCTGCGGCTGATTTCCTGAGACAGTACGCCGGAACGCGCTTCTTGTATCCGGCAACGAGGCCGTGGTCCGCCCCCCTTTCCGACGTCAATCTGTTGGACTCCCCCTGTTTCGAGTTCCTCAAGACCTGGCGAATCGCGATTCCCGCAGACCTGGACGTCAGGAAGGAACCTTTTCTTGCATTCAACACGGGCGAGCCGAAGGAGGGATTCTATGAAGTGGCGAACAATCTCTTTCCCGTCTGCGACCGGATGCCGCTCGCCCACACCTATGAACTGGCCATACCGCTGAGCAAATACTGCACGACGCATCCGGAATATTTCGCATTGATCAATGGCAAGCGGATCGGGAACACGAATGATTGGTCGACCGCGCAATATTGCATCTCCAACCCTGAAGTCCAGGAGCTAATCTACCAGTGGGCGGCTCAGTCCTTCAGCAAAGGATACCAGTCGCTCTTTATTATGCAAACAGACGGATTCCGGCCTTGTCAGTGCGAAAAATGCAGGGATCTATATGGCACCGGCAATGACTGGGGCGAGAAGCTTTGGATATTCCATCGGGATCTGGCTGAACGGCTACACCATTCGTACCCGGACCGGCAAGTCATGCTCGAGCCCTATAGCGTCACGGGAACCTTGCCAAAGACGTTCAAATCGTTTCCGTCAAACGTGGTGATTTCCACCTGCATGTCGACCCCTGAATCTTTTGCCCGGCTGAACGAATACAAGGGAATCGGCGGGTTCCTTGTGGATTTGCAATACTGGGGGGGGTATCACCTGGCCAACGGGTATGTCACGCCGACCCGCACCCCTCGTTTTGTAGAGACGCAAGCCAGGATGTTCTCCCAACAGCACGTGATTGGCGCCTGCCGGGACGGCGTCAGTGAGGTGTACGGGCTGGAGGGACCGGTCTACTACGTGTTCGGACGGCTATACGACGATCCGGCGACGAACAACGCGAAGGAGTTGATGAGTGAATTCTGCGGGGCCGCGTTCGGCGGGGCCGCCGAGCCCATGGAACAATTCTATACCGACCTCTATCATGGCATCGAGTCTTACGCGAGCGTTCTGGGTATCGGGTGTCCTTCCTGGGTCTATAAGGATATCAAGGGTCAAAGCAGGAAGTATTTGATGGATTCCTTCCAAATCATTAGTTTTCTTTACACGCCGGACCTGCTGGCGACACTGGAAGCGGAGCTGGTGCAAGCTGAGCGACTGGCGGATACCAGGAAGGTCAAATGCCGACTGGCGCTCGTGCGCCTGGAATTCGATTACCTCAAGAGCCTTGCGACGGTCGTGCATCTGTCTGACGCCTACCGGATGCAGCCCACCCGCGCCCTGCGTGACGTGTTGCTCGATGCGATAGACTCGAGGAATGCCCTGATCGCCTCGTACTACAGCACCAATAATCCCGCCGAAACAAAACCGATTACCGGCTGGCCGGAGATGCGGCCATTTGGCGGTCTTTCACTCGATCATGTCACACTCAAGCGTGATATGTACCTGTCCAAATACAAAGACACGCCTTTGAACTGGGATACACGGGAGATGCGGAACGCTGCTTTGCCTGGCACGAAAAGCATGGTCGTGAAAAGCGCCGTCGGGCCGATCTTACTGAATTCGGCGGTATGGGCAAAGTCAACCGCCCAGGATCTGCGCCGCATGCCGGGTACGAAAGAGCCCTTGACGCGCAAGACCGTCCTGCGGGCGCTTTTTGACTCAGACAGTCTCTATTTGCGCTTTGAATGCGAACTGCCGGACCGCAAGGTGGATAAACAGGAATTGCTGGATCTCGTGATCGCCCCGCTGGGTACTCGCGAGAAATTCTATCATTTCACCGTGGGGCCACTACCCGAGTCGAAATACGATGCGGCCAACGGATTCATCGTAGACGGCATAGACCCACGCTATGGGAAGGATGACCCCGATTGGAGCGGTGACTGGACGTCCACCAATGCCCTTGATTCAGCGACCAATCGCTGGCTGGCGCTGCTGCGGATTCCCTTCAGGACACTGGGGGTCGAGCCGCCCGAGCGGGGCAAAGTCTGGCTGGGCAATTTTGGGCGCGTGCATCATGACGGCTCGACCTCCGTCGAGCGCTCCATCTGGTCGGCCCAGGTGGACACGAAAGAAGTAACGGCTCGCGACGGGCTCGGGGAAATCATATTTCAGGGCAGAGACCGCCAAGTGGGGCTCCAGCTAATGAATTTCCCCCAGGATTTCGCGCTGGCGATGAGACTGTACGAAACCGGGGAAATCGATGATGCGCAGGACGCCTTCCTGAAATTAACCAACACAGCGCCCACCCCCCAGAAGACGGCCGAATGCCTACGCTATGCGGCCTACAGCCTCAACTGGCAGAAGCAGTATGACGAGGCCATCCTTCTGGCAAAGACGATTGAGCTTAAGCCCGTTTCCCTGCACTGCCGCATGCAAATGATGCTGGCGAGACAAAACCCGAAGGAATTGGTTGGCATGCTGAAGGATGAAGATATCAGTCAATGGCCGGATCCCCTGGCGGGCGAGGGATTCTATCAGCGTGGCTGCGCGTACCGTGACTTGGGCAACCTTCAGGCAGCGGTGGACGATTTGAGCAGAGCCGTGGGGCGTCCAAACCCGTTGTCTATGGTTGCCGCACAATGCCTCGGGGAGGTCTACGAGAAACTCAAGGACGATGCGAAGGCCTTGGAATTTTATGAAAAAGTCCTCGCCAAAGATAATTTGAAAGGCGGCCCCTATCATACAAGTTCGGGGATGGCCATGTGCCGGATACTTCTGCGGCAGGGCCACTATGCTGAGGCTCTGGCCGCCTTGGCGAAGGTGAACGATACCGGTATGGGAAAGATGCGTATTCTGGAAGCTTATGGCGACGTTTACCGGGCGCAGGGCAAGGACGTTGACGCCCTGGCCAAATATAACGAAGCTGCGGCGGTCTCCGGCCTACCACAGAAGTGCAGGGATGCACTGAACCAGAAGATTTCCCTCATCACAACCAAATAG
- the glmM gene encoding phosphoglucosamine mutase, which yields MERLFGTDGIRGQANHYPVTPEVAMQIGKALGHTLGASGHGSCKAVIGKDTRLSGYMLETALTSGLVAMGVDVMLVGPVPTPAVAHLTRSMAADVGLMLTASHNPFDDNGIKIFGNDGFKISDTMEADITNHIASGELSCEHIRSDQMGKAYRIDDARGRYIEFAKSTIKNENFDDLKVVVDCANGAAYYIAPLILKELGAKVTKTFVEPDGYNINNLCGALHPEVVAQTVLNTHSDIGIAFDGDADRVIFCDAHGNVVDGDRILAMCALDFKARGLLSNNTLVTTTMSNMGLHEAMKNAGIQLDITDVGDRLVIDRMRKTGANVGGEKSGHVILMDYATTGDGIITALQVLRLMRRQGATLAQLAECMKEYPQQLVSIKVKQRKPIESIPNLVEAMEACRCDLGDGGRLIVRYSGTEPKLRILIEAREAEQVTRWMESLSAVVRKELTL from the coding sequence ATGGAACGTTTATTTGGAACCGATGGCATCAGGGGGCAGGCCAATCACTACCCGGTGACGCCGGAAGTGGCCATGCAGATCGGCAAAGCGCTGGGCCATACGCTGGGGGCCTCCGGGCATGGTTCCTGCAAGGCCGTCATTGGCAAGGATACCCGGCTCTCCGGGTATATGCTGGAAACCGCCCTGACAAGCGGCCTGGTGGCCATGGGCGTGGATGTCATGCTCGTGGGCCCGGTGCCCACCCCCGCCGTGGCCCATCTGACCCGCTCGATGGCCGCGGATGTCGGTCTCATGCTGACGGCCTCCCACAACCCCTTTGACGACAACGGGATCAAGATTTTCGGCAATGATGGCTTTAAAATCTCCGACACCATGGAAGCCGACATTACCAACCACATCGCTTCCGGTGAGTTAAGCTGCGAGCATATCCGCAGTGACCAGATGGGCAAGGCCTACCGTATCGACGACGCCCGGGGGCGTTATATTGAATTTGCCAAAAGCACCATTAAAAACGAGAACTTTGATGATCTCAAGGTGGTGGTGGATTGCGCTAATGGGGCCGCCTATTATATCGCTCCACTGATCCTGAAGGAACTCGGGGCGAAGGTCACCAAAACATTCGTTGAACCGGATGGCTACAACATCAACAATCTCTGCGGGGCCTTGCACCCCGAGGTCGTGGCCCAGACGGTGCTTAACACCCATTCCGATATCGGGATTGCGTTTGATGGCGATGCGGACCGCGTGATCTTCTGTGATGCCCATGGCAATGTCGTGGATGGCGACCGGATCCTGGCCATGTGCGCCCTGGATTTCAAGGCCCGCGGCCTGCTGAGCAACAATACGCTGGTGACCACCACCATGAGCAACATGGGTCTGCATGAAGCCATGAAAAACGCCGGCATTCAGCTGGATATCACCGATGTGGGAGACCGTCTGGTGATCGACCGCATGCGCAAGACCGGGGCGAATGTCGGGGGCGAGAAAAGCGGGCATGTGATCCTGATGGACTATGCCACCACCGGCGACGGCATCATCACCGCCCTTCAGGTTCTGCGGCTCATGCGACGCCAGGGGGCCACCCTCGCGCAACTGGCCGAATGCATGAAGGAATACCCCCAGCAACTGGTGAGCATCAAGGTCAAGCAACGCAAACCGATTGAGTCGATTCCCAATCTGGTCGAAGCGATGGAGGCCTGCCGCTGCGATCTAGGAGATGGCGGACGCCTGATCGTGCGATACTCCGGCACGGAACCCAAGCTCCGGATTCTGATTGAAGCACGCGAAGCCGAGCAGGTGACGCGTTGGATGGAATCGTTGAGTGCCGTGGTACGGAAGGAATTGACGTTATGA